One segment of Erigeron canadensis isolate Cc75 chromosome 2, C_canadensis_v1, whole genome shotgun sequence DNA contains the following:
- the LOC122589799 gene encoding LOB domain-containing protein 36-like, translated as MSSSSSPCAACKFLRRKCTQECVFAPYFPPDHPQKFANVHKVFGASNVTKILNELPAAQREDAVNSLAYEAEARLKDPVYGCVGYISILQQRLKQIQTDLHSAKQELATYVGPSAMLPTLSPGFMSQYQNMNIQQGLVGPIGPVGPGTPSNVQPILTLQGPGTSQNAQHHQRLYEVQQQQLAVEAAREQEFLRNLEQQQQQQQLQHQQQLHQQQLEQQQQLEQQQSIDLMRFNRGFDGAGPSGQVTASGFTHLTGPGPMSPSLALGGSYDDSNNMYQIQQQQPHEEQLLQHQLLLQQQAQPMLQPQQPQQPQQHNGDISQEDRSIGPSS; from the coding sequence ATGTCTTCATCGAGTTCACCTTGTGCTGCTTGTAAGTTTTTACGGCGTAAATGTACACAAGAATGTGTGTTTGCGCCTTACTTTCCACCAGACCATCCTCAAAAGTTCGCGAATGTGCACAAAGTGTTTGGAGCTAGCAATGTGACTAAAATTCTCAATGAACTTCCAGCTGCCCAAAGAGAAGACGCTGTTAATTCTTTAGCGTATGAGGCTGAGGCACGGTTGAAGGACCCAGTTTATGGCTGTGTTGGTTATATCTCGATTTTACAGCAGAGGTTGAAGCAAATCCAGACGGATTTGCATTCTGCAAAACAAGAATTGGCTACTTATGTGGGACCGTCTGCTATGCTGCCTACTTTGAGTCCAGGGTTTATGTCACAATATCAGAATATGAATATACAGCAGGGGCTAGTAGGACCAATTGGCCCGGTTGGACCTGGGACGCCTTCTAATGTGCAGCCCATATTGACCCTTCAAGGACCCGGAACTTCCCAAAATGCTCAGCATCATCAGAGGCTATATGAGGTTCAGCAACAGCAACTGGCCGTTGAAGCTGCTAGAGAACAAGAGTTTTTAAGGAACCTtgagcaacaacaacaacaacaacaactgcaACATCAGCAACAACTGCATCAACAGCAACTagagcaacaacaacaacttgaGCAGCAACAGTCAATTGATTTAATGAGGTTTAATAGAGGTTTTGATGGTGCTGGACCATCTGGGCAAGTGACTGCTAGTGGGTTCACTCATTTGACTGGCCCAGGACCCATGTCTCCCTCTTTAGCATTGGGTGGTTCATATGATGACAGTAACAATATGTATCAAATCCAACAGCAGCAACCGCATGAAGAACAGCTGTTACAACACCAACTCTTGCTACAACAACAAGCTCAGCCAATGCTACAGCCACAACAACCGCAGCAGCCACAGCAACATAATGGAGATATTAGTCAGGAGGACAGGAGCATTGGTCCGTCGAGCTGA
- the LOC122588490 gene encoding 50S ribosomal protein L25 produces the protein MSKWWRTAVTTLNKASKSYHTIQAIPREITGHRVSIKDRAQGRIPAVVFSQPDTGGNPARSVSRKHLLTTEKKQIQAILNSVDLPFFCSTTFPLQIRAGSGSSTLLESGNVLPIKVHRDPETGKLLNLVFVWADEGTELQVDVPVVFKGEDVCPGIKKGGFLNKIRTSLKYKCPSEHIPQKIEVDISNLDIEDKVFMNDVKVHPSLKLLSKNENLPVCKIVAAKVDYSMFEQ, from the exons atgtcgAAATGGTGGCGCACCGCCGTAACCACCCTAAACAAAGCATCAAAGTCGTACCACACAATACAAGCAATCCCAAGAGAAATAACCGGACACCGAGTTTCCATCAAAGATAGAGCCCAAGGTCGTATCCCCGCCGTCGTTTTCTCACAACCTGACACCGGTGGTAATCCGGCGAGGTCTGTTTCAAGAAAACACTTACTCACTACTGAAAAAAAACAGATTCAAGCTATTCTTAACTCCGTCGACCTTCCTTTTTTCTGTTCCACCACTTTCCCGTTACAGATCCGGGCCGGGTCGGGTTCTTCTACTTTACTTGAATCCGGAAATGTTCTTCCTATTAAG GTGCATAGAGACCCAGAGACAGGAAAGCTGTTAAATTTAGTGTTTGTTTGGGCGGATGAAGGAACGGAGCTGCAGGTTGATGTGCCCGTTGTTTTCAAAGGTGAAGATGTTTGCCCTGGTATCAAGAAAG GTGGTTTTTTGAACAagataagaactagtttgaagTACAAATGCCCATCAGAGCACATTCCTCAGAAGATTGAAGTTGACATTAGCAACTTGGATATTGAAGATAAGGTGTTCATGAATGATGTAAAGGTCCATCCATCTTTAAAGCTTCTAagcaaaaatgaaaatttgccCGTTTGCAAAATCGTTGCAGCTAAGGTTGATTACTCGATGTTTGAACAGTAG
- the LOC122588137 gene encoding LOW QUALITY PROTEIN: mitogen-activated protein kinase kinase kinase 5 (The sequence of the model RefSeq protein was modified relative to this genomic sequence to represent the inferred CDS: deleted 2 bases in 1 codon) — protein MHWSESSCSPSSSSSEKFTNNKIHSPKRLSCGRRFNYGTFQLTHPAYSRKLKHIINDDDSLISTSTAHPLPLPNLTITLKRDVTLRDASKKAGEKGIMSHTTNHSDRKRSQSDAKANVATCHPLPRPPRVVSSPPYINCKPDSMPSLPAKGQWKKGKLIGCGTFGSVFVGSNRVTGALCAMKEVELLSEDTKCRSSDRIKQLQQEINVLSQLKHPNIVEYYGSEIVEDRFYIYLEYVHPGSINKYARDHCGGMTESIVRSFTRHIVSGLAYLHSTKTIHRDIKGANLLVDANGVVKLADFGMAKHLNAQACHLSLKGSPYWMAPELLQYETQKDASPDLALAVDIWSLGCTIIEMINGRPPWSEYEGPAAMFKVIKETPPIPETMSPEGKDFLRCCFIRSPAKRPSANTLLEHKFLNLNQDKV, from the exons ATGCATTGGTCTGAAAGCTCATGTTCtccttcttcatcatcatccgaAAAGTTCACTAACAATAAGATCCATTCTCCAAAACGGCTTTCATGTGGTCGTAGGTTCAACTATGGAACATTTCAGCTTACTCACCCTGCATATAGCCGGAAGCTAAAACACATCATTAATGATGATGACTCATTGATTTCCACCAGCACCGCACATCCCCTGCCTCTTCCTAACTTAACGATTACACTCAAACGTGATGTCACATTGCGGGATGCCTCTAAGAAAGCTGGTGAAAAGGGAATAATGTCACACACCACTAATCACAGTGATAGGAAAAGGTCTCAAAG CGACGCTAAAGCTAATGTGGCTACATGTCACCCCTTACCTCGCCCTCCAAGAGTTGTTTCCTCACCACCTTATATTAACTGTAAACCTGATTCAATGCCAAGTTTACCAGCAAAAGGACAATGGAAAAAAGGAAAGCTGATAGGTTGTGGGACATTTGGAAGTGTTTTTGTTGGTTCAAACAG AGTGACCGGAGCTTTATGCGCCATGAAAGAAGTTGAGTTATTATCAGAGGATACAAAA TGCAGATCGTCAGATCGTATAAAACAGCTACAACAG GAAATAAATGTGCTAAGTCAGCTTAAACATCCAAACATAGTTGAGTATTATGGTAGTGAAATA GTTGAGGACCGGTTTTACATATACCTGGAGTATGTCCATCCTGGTTCAATCAATAAGTATGCTCGCGATCATTGTGGAGGAATGACAGAGTCTATTGTACGTAGCTTTACACGTCATATTGTCTCTGGGCTCGCCTATTTGCATAGCACAAAGACAATTCATCG GGACATCAAAGGGGCTAATTTGCTCGTTGATGCAAACGGGGTTGTCAAGCTTGCTGACTTTGGAATGGCTAAACAC CTTAATGCACAAGCTTGCCATTTGTCTCTAAAAGGAAGTCCTTATTGGATGGCCCCTGAG CTCTTACAGTATGAGACGCAAAAAGATGCCAGTCCAGATCTTGCTTTGGCTGTCGATATATGGAGTCTAGGCTGTACGATTATTGAAATGATTAACGGGAGACCTCCTTGGAGCGAGTATGAAGGG CCTGCGGCAATGTTCAAGGTCATAAAGGAGACTCCACCGATACCTGAAACAATGTCTCCGGAAGGCAAAGATTTCTTGCGTTGTTGCTTTATCAGGAGCCCTGCAAAAAGGCCAAGCGCTAACACTTTACTCGAACATAAGTTCTTGAACTTAAACCAG GATAAAGTATAA